Proteins from one Anopheles nili chromosome 2, idAnoNiliSN_F5_01, whole genome shotgun sequence genomic window:
- the LOC128724398 gene encoding trypsin-like has product MIKFFISAIVAVFVTKAVLGFRNHGFKRHEVRTVPTTMDEYLTEEYELEGERFINFVTVRPEYFEINRARPIIDWITGVVGAPVFASDSPGPSQNCTPCKCGLEEPINERIVGGTPVEGNGFSWMAALYYDNKFGCGGSLISDRYVITAAHCTTKPDRALFRVQFGVHDRSKPTGSSIERSVKRILTNWYNAFNNNNDIALLELTYPVAISDNVMPICLPRASETYEGSRGVVTGWGRTKTGGGLSGTLQQTEVPILTNRECRRAGYWAFQITGKMICAGLLEGGKDSCQGDSGGPLQVLNKKTNHYELVGVVSWGRACAQKNFPGVYTRVSQYLNWINRNIKDSCVCI; this is encoded by the exons ATGATAAAGTTCTTTATTAGCGCGATCGTAGCTGTTTTCGTAACGAAAGCCGTACTGGGGTTTAGAAACCATGGTTTTAAGCGCCACGAAGTCAGAACCGTTCCCACAACAATGGACGAGTATTTAACGGAAGAGTACGAGCTGGAAGGGGAACGGTTCATCAACTTCGTCACGGTGCGTCCCGAATATTTCGAGATAAACCGTGCCCGTCCAATAATCGATTGGATTACGGGTGTCGTTGGAGCTCCCGTTTTCGCCAGTGATTCCCCGGGACCATCGCAGAATTGCACACCGTGCA AGTGTGGATTGGAGGAACCGATAAACGAACGAATAGTAGGCGGTACTCCGGTCGAAGGCAATGGTTTCTCCTGGATGGCTGCGTTGTACTACGACAACAAGTTCGGTTGCGGTGGTTCCCTCATTTCGGATCGATACGTCATCACAGCCGCACACTGTACAACCAAACCGGACCGGGCACTGTTTCGAGTGCAGTTCGGTGTACACGATCGCAGCAAGCCAACGGGATCGTCCATCGAACGAAGTGTCAAACGCATCCTAACCAATTGGTACAACGCCTTCAACAATAACAATGATATAGCGCTGCTCGAACTGACCTATCCAGTGGCGATCAGTGATAACGTGATGCCCATCTGTCTGCCTCGGGCTTCGGAAACGTATGAAGGTAGCCGGGGTGTGGTCACCGGTTGGGGGCGAACGAAAACGGGCGGAGGGCTGTCGGGCACTCTGCAACAAACAGAAGTCCCAATCCTGACGAATCGGGAATGCCGCCGAGCCGGCTATTGGGCCTTCCAAATCACGGGCAAAATGATCTGTGCTGGGCTTCTCGAAGGAGGCAAGGATTCGTGTCAG GGTGATAGTGGAGGACCGTTGCAGGTActgaacaagaaaacaaatcattacGAACTAGTCGGAGTTGTTTCCTGGGGTCGAGCTTGCGCCCAGAAGAACTTTCCAGG